In Acidobacteriota bacterium, the DNA window GACCGCTGCGAATCGACTTGCCGTTCGGAATCCCCTTGGAGAACCAACCGAGGACGGTTCGGGCTTTGTGAAGCTTCCACTTGTCGATCTGGTCCGCCCCCTCGATCTTGGTCAGATAGCGGCGCATCGCGGAAACGCGGCGCGAGACCTCGTCGTCGACGCTTACGCCCGAAACGTGCGTGAGGATGTCGCGGAAGATGAAGGGGTTGTGCAGGGCCGCTCGGCCGATCATCACGCCATCACAACCCGTCTGCCGGAACATCCGGACGGCGTCCTCGGGGGTTTTGACATCGCCGTTGCCGAACACCGGAATCCCGAGCTCGGCTTTGACGCCCCGGATGTAGTTCCAGTCGCTCGCTCCGGTGTATTTTTCCTGCCGTGTCCGACCGTGGATGGCGATCATCGAGACGCCGATCTCCTCGAAGCGTTTCAGCAGCGGGAGGACGTCGTCGCTCTCCCACCCCTTACGGACCTTGACGGTGACGGGGATCTTAACGCGACGGATGATCTTCTCGACGACTCGCGACGCCTTGTCGAAGTCCCTGAGCATCGCAGAGCCGGCGCCGGAGTTGACGATCTTTCGGACGGGGCAGCCCATGTTGACGTCGACGATGTCGACCCCCTCGGCCTCGACGATCGCTGCTGCATCGTCCATTCGAGCGGGATCGCCGCCGTAGATCTGGATCGAGACTGGCCGTTCCGCCTCGGAGAAGGCGAGCATCTTGTGGCTGCGATCGTTCTTCCGGGTCAGCCCCTCGGCGGAGATGAACTCCGAGACGACGAGCCCCGCCCCTCCGAGCTCCTTGATCAGAGAGCGGTAGTAGGTGTCGGTCACCTCGGCCATCGGCGCCAGCGCGAGCGGCGGGTCGATGACCAGGTCACGGATCCGGAATGGCTTGAGTTCGAGATCGGGCATCAATTTCGCCTCGTAACGGTTGCCTAACATGGGTGATCGGAACAATCTTCCGATTCGCTCGTCTGATCGATTGAAAGGGCGCCGTGTCCGCGCCTGTTACTGACCAACGGAGGTAACGCAGATATGAACCGCTTCTTTTCAAAGGGGCTCGCCATCTTCACGCTGGTCCTCGTCTCGGTGGGAGCGGGGGTTCTTCTCAGTATGGAGCTGGATCTCACTCCCGTGACGCAGGCTCAGCAGGCGACCTCTTCACTGAACACTCAGGGTTACGATGTTCCCGCCATCACAATTCCGTCCTTTGCCGACGTCGCCGAGAGGGTGATGCCGGCGGTCGTATCGGTCACCTCGACCGAAGTCGTTTCGCGAAGCGAGATGCG includes these proteins:
- the dusB gene encoding tRNA dihydrouridine synthase DusB → MPDLELKPFRIRDLVIDPPLALAPMAEVTDTYYRSLIKELGGAGLVVSEFISAEGLTRKNDRSHKMLAFSEAERPVSIQIYGGDPARMDDAAAIVEAEGVDIVDVNMGCPVRKIVNSGAGSAMLRDFDKASRVVEKIIRRVKIPVTVKVRKGWESDDVLPLLKRFEEIGVSMIAIHGRTRQEKYTGASDWNYIRGVKAELGIPVFGNGDVKTPEDAVRMFRQTGCDGVMIGRAALHNPFIFRDILTHVSGVSVDDEVSRRVSAMRRYLTKIEGADQIDKWKLHKARTVLGWFSKGIPNGKSIRSGLASIESITDVLGLLDDYEKLVDIQTAESIEEVPLACSA